One window of Saccharomyces mikatae IFO 1815 strain IFO1815 genome assembly, chromosome: 8 genomic DNA carries:
- the ERC1 gene encoding Erc1p (similar to Saccharomyces cerevisiae ERC1 (YHR032W); ancestral locus Anc_5.276) produces the protein MSKQFSHTTNDRRSSIIYSTSVGKAGLFTPADYIPRESEENLIEDEEQEDIEEEPIHVGNDVEMEREGEYHSLLDANNSRTLQQESWQQGYDSHDRKRLLGEERDLLIDNKLLSQNGNNGGDIESHGQVFGPDDGERPTEIVNVWENAIESGKKINTTFKRETKVITMNALPLIFTFILQNSLSLASIFSVSHLGTKELGGVTLGSMTANITGLAAIQGLCTCLDTLCAQAYGAKNYHLVGVLVQRCAVITILAFLPMMYVWFVWSEKILALMIPERELCTLAANYLRVTSFGVPGFILFECGKRFLQCQGIFHASTIVLFVCAPLNALMNYLLVWNTKIGIGYLGAPLSVVINYWLMTFGLLLYAMTTKHKERPLKCWNGIIPKEQAFKNWRKMINLAIPGVVMVEAEFLGFEVLTIFASHLGTDALGAQSIVATIASLAYQVPFSISVSTSTRVANFIGASLYDSCMVTCRVSLLLSFVCSSMNMFVICRYKEQIAALFSTENGVVQMVVDTLPLLAFMQLFDAFNASTAGCLRGQGRQKIGGYINLVAFYCLGVPMAYVLAFIYHLGVGGLWLGITSALVMMSVCQGYAVFHGDKRRILGAARKRNAETHAS, from the coding sequence ATGTCTAAACAATTTAGCCATACCACGAATGACAGAAGATCATCAATCATCTACTCCACAAGTGTTGGGAAGGCAGGGTTGTTTACACCTGCAGACTACATCCCGCGAGAGTCAGAAGAAAATCTAATTGAGGATGAAGAACAAGAGGACATCGAAGAGGAACCCATCCATGTCGGTAATGATGTTGAGATGGAGAGGGAAGGCGAGTACCATTCGTTGCTAGATGCCAACAATTCGCGGACATTGCAGCAGGAGTCATGGCAACAGGGCTATGACTCGCACGACCGCAAACGTTTGCTCGGTGAAGAACGGGACCTGCTAATTGACAACAAACTGCTTTCTCAAAACGGTAACAACGGAGGAGATATAGAGAGTCATGGTCAAGTGTTTGGACCAGACGATGGGGAAAGACCCACTGAGATAGTAAATGTGTGGGAAAATGCGATCGAGAGCGGCAAGAAAATCAACACGACCTTCAAGAGAGAAACGAAAGTTATTACAATGAATGCGTTACCACTAATCTTCACCTTCATCTTGCAAAACTCGTTGTCGCTAGCATCCATCTTCTCCGTCTCGCATCTGGGGACAAAAGAGCTAGGCGGTGTAACACTGGGCTCCATGACTGCAAACATCACCGGTCTTGCTGCTATTCAAGGTCTGTGCACATGTCTGGACACATTGTGCGCTCAAGCATACGGCGCTAAGAACTACCACTTGGTGGGCGTGCTAGTGCAGAGGTGTGCTGTGATCACCATCTTGGCGTTCTTGCCAATGATGTACGTGTGGTTTGTTTGGTCAGAGAAGATCCTGGCGCTAATGATTCCCGAGAGGGAACTATGCACGCTAGCAGCTAACTACCTGCGTGTCACCTCATTTGGTGTGCCAGGATTCATCCTTTTTGAATGTGGAAAAAGATTCTTACAGTGCCAAGGCATATTCCATGCCTCCACTATCGTGCTGTTTGTATGCGCACCTTTAAACGCCTTAATGAACTACTTACTTGTGTGGAATACCAAAATCGGCATCGGGTACCTGGGTGCGCCACTATCGGTCGTTATCAACTACTGGTTAATGACATTTGGCCTACTACTATACGCAATGACTACCAAGCACAAGGAGAGACCTCTCAAATGCTGGAACGGTATCATCCCGAAAGAACAGGCATTCAAGAACTGGCGTAAGATGATTAACCTGGCAATTCCGGGCGTGGTCATGGTGGAGGCGGAGTTCCTTGGTTTCGAGGTGTTGACAATTTTCGCCTCACACCTGGGCACCGATGCTTTGGGCGCTCAGTCTATCGTGGCTACGATCGCGTCTCTTGCATACCAAGTGCCCTTCTCTATTTCCGTATCTACTAGTACACGTGTGGCCAATTTTATCGGCGCGTCGCTGTATGATAGCTGTATGGTCACGTGCCGCGTGTCGTTACTGCTTTCCTTTGTGTGCTCGTCCATGAACATGTTCGTTATTTGTCGTTACAAAGAGCAAATCGCGGCCTTGTTCTCCACTGAAAACGGCGTAGTTCAGATGGTAGTGGACACACTACCGCTGCTTGCATTCATGCAGCTATTTGACGCGTTTAACGCCTCGACCGCTGGATGCCTACGTGGTCAAGGTAGACAGAAGATAGGTGGCTACATCAACTTGGTGGCATTCTACTGTCTGGGTGTGCCCATGGCATACGTCTTAGCATTTATATACCACCTGGGCGTTGGAGGTTTGTGGCTGGGCATTACAAGTGCGTTGGTGATGATGAGCGTGTGTCAAGGATACGCCGTGTTTCATGGGGACAAGCGCCGTATTCTCGGAGCGGCCCGCAAGCGCAATGCCGAGACCCATGCATCTTAA
- the SMKI08G0770 gene encoding putative glutamate 5-kinase (similar to Saccharomyces cerevisiae PRO1 (YDR300C) and YHR033W; ancestral locus Anc_5.318), producing the protein MTKAYTIVIKLGSSSLVDESTKEPKLSIMTLIVETVTNLKRMGHKVIIVSSGGIAVGLDALNIPHKPKQLSEVQAIAAVGQGRLIARWNMLFSQYGEETAQILLTRNDILRWNQYNNARNTINELLAMGVIPIVNENDTLSISEIEFGDNDTLSAITAALVGADFLFLLTDVDCLYTDNPRTNPEARPIVLVPELSEGLPGVNTSSGSGSEIGTGGMRTKLIAADLASNAGIETIVMKSDRPEYVPEIVDYIQHHFRPPRHGGNGTQQQFLELQDAELEELRRHNVPMHTKFLANDNKHKLKNREFWILHGLITKGAIIIDENSYDRLLSKDKASLTPNAVIEVRENFHELECVDLKIGKRLPNGDLDISKPVQSVGRVRSNYTSLELAKIKGLPSERIHDVLGYSVSEYVAHRENIAFPPQF; encoded by the coding sequence ATGACAAAAGCGTATACCATCGTTATCAAATTGGGCAGCTCGTCGCTCGTCGATGAGAGCACGAAAGAGCCAAAGTTGTCCATCATGACATTGATTGTTGAGACGGTAACCAACCTTAAGCGTATGGGCCACAAAGTGATCATCGTGTCCAGCGGCGGCATAGCCGTCGGCTTGGACGCGCTCAATATCCCGCACAAGCCCAAGCAATTGTCTGAAGTGCAGGCGATTGCCGCCGTTGGGCAAGGTCGTCTCATCGCACGCTGGAACATGCTGTTCTCTCAGTATGGTGAGGAAACAGCACAAATCCTGCTCACGCGAAACGACATACTGCGTTGGAACCAATACAATAACGCGCGCAACACTATCAATGAACTGTTGGCCATGGGCGTCATCCCCATAGTCAACGAAAACGATACGCTTTCCATCAGTGAGATAGAGTTCGGCGATAATGACACGCTTTCCGCCATCACCGCTGCTCTCGTAGGTGCGGACTTCCTGTTCTTGCTTACAGACGTGGATTGTCTCTACACGGACAATCCACGTACTAATCCGGAAGCTCGCCCCATTGTTCTCGTTCCAGAGCTATCCGAAGGTCTGCCCGGCGTAAACACTTCTAGCGGCTCCGGGTCTGAGATTGGCACTGGCGGTATGCGCACCAAGCTCATAGCCGCCGACCTCGCCTCTAATGCTGGGATTGAAACTATTGTAATGAAAAGTGACCGACCAGAGTATGTACCGGAGATTGTTGACTACATCCAACACCATTTCCGTCCTCCCCGTCATGGCGGAAACGGCACTCAGCAGCAGTTTCTCGAACTTCAGGATGCTGAACTTGAGGAGCTGCGTCGTCACAATGTTCCTATGCACACAAAGTTTTTGGCCAATGACAACAAGCACAAGCTTAAGAATAGGGAGTTTTGGATCCTTCACGGGCTAATTACCAAGGGCGCGATTATCATCGACGAGAACAGTTATGACCGGCTTTTGTCAAAAGACAAGGCTAGTTTGACTCCGAATGCTGTGATTGAAGTCAGGGAGAACTTCCATGAGCTCGAATGTGTCGACCTCAAGATCGGTAAGCGGTTACCCAACGGTGACTTGGATATCTCGAAGCCGGTTCAGTCCGTTGGGCGGGTCCGCTCCAACTATACAAGTCTGGAGCTTGCAAAGATCAAGGGCCTGCCCAGTGAAAGAATTCACGATGTTTTGGGTTACAGCGTCAGTGAATACGTTGCCCACAGAGAAAACATTGCCTTCCCTCCGCAGTTTTGA